In one window of Bacteroidia bacterium DNA:
- a CDS encoding T9SS sorting signal type C domain-containing protein: QNDVFHIYSRGFEMKEVTVYDVLGRVVYSDASEGNSHILPYLGANQVLVVQVITANEEVLSKKVGN; the protein is encoded by the coding sequence AACAAAATGATGTGTTTCATATTTATTCAAGAGGCTTTGAGATGAAGGAAGTAACGGTTTATGACGTATTAGGAAGGGTGGTTTATTCCGATGCGTCAGAAGGAAATAGCCATATACTTCCTTATCTCGGAGCAAATCAGGTGTTGGTTGTACAAGTTATAACCGCAAATGAAGAAGTTTTGAGTAAGAAAGTAGGAAATTAA